The Macadamia integrifolia cultivar HAES 741 chromosome 4, SCU_Mint_v3, whole genome shotgun sequence genome contains the following window.
TAAGGGGTGACAACCCTGATTTATCACCTGTGTAGGTATCACAGGTATCACGGAAGTGGAGACCCACCAAGAGGCTATAATCCATGATTCTCTCAGATTCCAAGAATTCACAGTCCCGATCAATTTGTCTGAATACAATTGAACCATAACCATATCAGTCACTAAGGCAAGGAATTTCAAAGATGGTATACCTGAACTAATTTGAGAAAACAAAGTTTGGACCACTAGACTGTTTTATAGTCTCACTTAATCATAGAATTAAGCTTGTGTGATTAAACTCACTTCATTAGCTCCCCAAACCAAGACTGTTGCAGACGAAACACAAAATTGAGATCAAGGTCCTTTAGGGTGGTGGTCTCATCAATCTCTCCCTCAGGTTTGTCCGTTGTACGGCCATGTGAAGATCCTTTAAGGTCAAATCGCCTGTGGATACGATACTCCGAGCAGAATAAATTGCCCATCACGATGAACCGGGTCTAATTTTCAATCACACAAGTACAATCTCAGAAAATCAATGCTACCACAAAATTTTGAAAGCCAACAGAGATTCACATCACTCCCAACCATACCTTCTGGCCACCCACTGGTTTGACACAATGCACACCCAAGAATTTCGTGACCAGTGAGTTCTCATACCGACAAACATGTTCATAGTAACTTGGAAGCATCCTAAGAAGCACCTGAGCATGTAAAAGCAAAGAGCAGTTACTACAATTGACTTAGGACTCAAATTTTGTTCTGTGATGATGACAGAGTCTGTATAGAAATAGAATTTACAACCAATCAACCGACCAAAGTACCTTCCGGCCCTGAAGGATTCGTAAATATAAGAAATTCAGACAAAGAAAGTCTGATAAGTGGGCAACTGACCTTGACTTCGGATTTCTTCACGGTCTTTATCATGAACCGATCATCCTGTGTAAGGTAAAAGAAGCTTCCACTCTTTCCTGGAGAAGAAAGTTCTCTCAGAGCGTCATTTCCGCAAATAGCTAGCATGTAATCCGCAGGGTCAATGTTGAACAACTCCCTCAGATGTCTGAACAGATAATACCATTCCCTACAGTAAGCTAAAGATATACAACAAAGATGCAATCCCACAATGCTCGAACTCACAGTTGAAAATATGAAGAGAAATCGAAAGAACCCAAAAGGGAAGTATACAAAATCAATACCTGAACACCATGGGACAGTAATCCTTCCATCGAAACTCTACCGATTGATGAGGGGGTGTAATTTTCGATCCCTCCGACGGAAACCTCGTCCAGAACTTCTCCCTAGGGTCGAAATCAGACGGTTTAAGGGACCGCAGAGTGGAAGCAGGCTTGCCAACGGAATACCTAAAAGTGAAAACAAAAGCCACAATCAACAAAAAGATCTAAAAACAGTAATGCTCGCAAAATTTGATGAACCCATCGATCGATTCTACAAAATACCTGATACCCAGTTGAAGATTAAGCATCAAATCATAGTTCTTATGCCCCTTTGATATAGGCTGCCCAGGTTTCTTAACCTCTCCAGCAAAACAACAAGGACTTCGCCTCTGCCAAGCAACACTCCGATCCGAATCCGTTCCATCCCGATAAAGCATCGATGCTTCCACATTATCGATGATATCACAAGTGATATCCCCAGCTTCACCATCCGATTCCCAAATGCAAATTCGAGGGAAACTCCTCTCAGCCAAGCTTCCTCTACCTCCATCAACCGAAGACCTCTTCCTCATGGTCAACATAAAGTTCTCCTCAGCCAAAGGACTCCTCTGCAAATCACTCCGATCCTTAGAGTTCTTACTCGGAAGATAGGTACCATTAGGCTGGTGTTGATTCTTCAGATCCTTACACCAAGAACCTACATAGCAACTCCCATCAGGCCATGTAAAAACACCATTCCCCTTAGGAACACCGTTTTCCCACTGCCCATCAAATCGATTCCCATTAGCCCAAACCAAAACACCTCTACCACAGATCACACCGTTCTTCCATTCACCCACATATTCGTTCCCATTCTTCCACACATACCTTCCTTGCCCATCCTGCAAATTACGCCGCCATGTACCCTCATAGTAATCTCCATTAGCGTAGCTTTTCTGGCCAACCCCATGTTTCCGATCGGCCGTCCAAGATCCACGGTAAGTGTCACCATCAGCACCGATGAAAGTACCCACACCATCCATCCTTCCCGCTTTGAATTCGCCTTCGTAGGTAGCTCCAGAGGGCCAAGAAAACTTACCTTTACCAGAAGCTTTACCTTTCCGCCACTCACCTTCGTACATACAACCGTCTGTCCAGAGATACTTCCCTGTACCGTGAGGTACGTTTCCGACGAAGCTTCCAGTGTAGAGATCACCGTTGGGAAGGATTTTCTCTACGGTCGCgagggtaggggtaggggtagttGCGGTAGCTGTAGCGGTAGCGGTAGCGGTGGCGCCACAGGTATCGATGGTTGCAGTCGTGGTTGGGGTTACTCGACGGGTATTTCCCGCCTGAGATCGGCTCCGGCCGACGACAAAAGGTGTGGGTATTACcacaacttcttcttcctcttctgccTCTGCTGCTTCCTTAACGTCTTCctcggatttcttcttcttgttaccGTTTCCGCTGTTGTCT
Protein-coding sequences here:
- the LOC122077183 gene encoding phosphatidylinositol 4-phosphate 5-kinase 2-like, yielding MRETVFCDEEDNSGNGNKKKKSEEDVKEAAEAEEEEEVVVIPTPFVVGRSRSQAGNTRRVTPTTTATIDTCGATATATATATATTPTPTLATVEKILPNGDLYTGSFVGNVPHGTGKYLWTDGCMYEGEWRKGKASGKGKFSWPSGATYEGEFKAGRMDGVGTFIGADGDTYRGSWTADRKHGVGQKSYANGDYYEGTWRRNLQDGQGRYVWKNGNEYVGEWKNGVICGRGVLVWANGNRFDGQWENGVPKGNGVFTWPDGSCYVGSWCKDLKNQHQPNGTYLPSKNSKDRSDLQRSPLAEENFMLTMRKRSSVDGGRGSLAERSFPRICIWESDGEAGDITCDIIDNVEASMLYRDGTDSDRSVAWQRRSPCCFAGEVKKPGQPISKGHKNYDLMLNLQLGIRYSVGKPASTLRSLKPSDFDPREKFWTRFPSEGSKITPPHQSVEFRWKDYCPMVFRHLRELFNIDPADYMLAICGNDALRELSSPGKSGSFFYLTQDDRFMIKTVKKSEVKVLLRMLPSYYEHVCRYENSLVTKFLGVHCVKPVGGQKTRFIVMGNLFCSEYRIHRRFDLKGSSHGRTTDKPEGEIDETTTLKDLDLNFVFRLQQSWFGELMKQIDRDCEFLESERIMDYSLLVGLHFRDTCDTYTGDKSGLSPLIVPSGKRETCQDHEVMSGCRFFDAEVQDMDYVVAGRKPLIRLGANMPARAEQVVRRSDFAQSTPTAGGNSTPVRGGGEIYEVVLYFGIIDILQDYDISKKLEHAYKSLQADPTSISAVDPKLYSKRFRDFIRRIFIEDK